TCAAAAACTCCATCGAGGCTTCTGTTCAAAGTTCCAGAGATTCTTTCTGATGCTGTGAACAAAGTGTGCTGCACAGGGACTCCCCCAGGCCATGGCACTGCCATCCCCGTGGGGACAAACCTTCCACCCAAGGGCTCCGAGTGGGAACTCCACACAAAACAGGTTTggttaaaaattaaagcagaacttccaccctgccctccccacaCGGGCACTGCCCCCGCTCACTGCTTTTATACAGCTCAGCCCAGTCCTCCCTGGCAATGCCAGTTCAGTGCTTTCCACTCCCCGGACTGCACAGAGGATCCTCAGCCCAGAATAAAAACGTTCCTGCAGGAGGTAAGGGCAGCAAAGGAGAAATTCAGCAGAATTTGGGATTCATCCCCTGGCATAAACAAGCCTCAAGGCTGAGACAGAACAGTATTTGTGGGGTTTGAGTATGACAGACTTTTCTCTGTGACACACAGAGGCTCCTTTCCTCACCAGTGCCAGTTCTAGGACACGGAATGGGCGGATCTCAGGGAGGTTCTCCTTTCCAAGATGTGCTACAGCCACCCCTCACCTCCCCCAGTACTTCTATGCTGCTCTGGCGTCCTAAAAATGTAGTGAAAGTTCAGTCAGCACAGAAAGGACtcatcctcctgctgcctcGTCCTTCTTTGAGGCTCCCAGAATGAAGTGATCCATGACACTCAGCtttcacagaaagaagagaATAGTTACTGGCCCTTGCTcagaaaaaacacccaaacaaaacatATCTTAGAAATATGCTAGAAAATTTTGAGATACCTCAAAATATCTATTTACTAAACGTCACGATTCCTATTGAATTGTATGCCTTTTTTGACTCCCGACTCActatttttcaattattaagGATGAGAATATTGTCTGTACACAGcacctttcccttttaaaagctgtgaagCACCTGCGAGATTCAGACTGTAAACTCCTCTGGGAGGAAAGCACGCTCTTCCAGGGATGTGTGCTATGTATAGCTGGTACTCAGGAAAACCTGTTCATCTCAGTTCTGCCTTCACAATTGTATTCTACTGCTGTGAGGAAAGAGAACCTCTTCCTACCCTTCTATTTCAGCATGAAGAACAGGCACTCTTCACTTCCACATAATTTAAAATCGAAGTAAAAAGTTCTATTTACACTGACCTGGTGAAATAAAGTTCGGCAAAGAATTTTCCTGCCTCCTTTTCCAATTGGTCTGTGCACTCCCATTGTATAAAGTCCAGGACAGAGCAAAGGGTTTATAGCCAATAAATCCTGCATTCATGCACAAAGTCTGTGTGACATGGACATATCTGGGCAGATGTTGGATAATCTGTTTGTCCCTTTTCACTTTGGTGCCTGTGATTCCATCTGCCTGGCATAAGAAACTGCCTAGAAGGGActttttttggttaaaattaAAGAACTAGATATTTTCCATATCTAATGTTCACAATTCTAAAGAGCTCCTAAATATCAGGAAAACAACGGACTGCCCATAAGCATGAATCAGACTGCTAGAGAGtcatctctggaaaaaaaagaaatcattaaaatCAAGCTGGAGAGGCAACATTTCCACGGGCACAGGGCGGTAAAGGCCTGAGGAGGAATGAGATGACCATGCCCTTGTGGCCTGGCTGAATTAAGAGGCAGTGCCAAAACCTCTGGAGGTGAGAGGTGCTTGGTTAGAAGATACTCATTAAGGTATCTTCCTGCATGTTTAGATTTGATTTCTCTACCTGTCTCAGGTTCAGGGAGGTTGCAAAACCAAACACTGCCCAGTAAAGACCAGAGCAAACAGTCCCTGGCAGCCATTCCTTGGCAAACACAAGGGTGTGGTGATGGAAAGGCAACACCAGAATGAGGGGTGAGAAATGAGTTGCCTCATTCTTCAGCCAGACAGGATGTCCAGAATACTCCAAAATCCCACCCCATCCACCAGGACAGGGTTGCAAAAAAGACCTGATCACAACTTAAGAGCAGAACTGAGACACAGAAAGTTCCAGAGAGGAGACATGAGATGAACGACCCTGTGAAAACTCAGATCCACAGATTGGCCACAATCAGATTGAGAACTGCCTTCATTCAGTACCTCCTATGGAATCACTACACCtggcaggaaaatccagagaGAATGGCCAGTACCAGTGTGCTGACACCAGCCTGCCCTGCAGTCTGAGCACACAGGTACCACTGAGCACGCAGattgcacagacacacacacacattttcccagcattttttcCAGCTCCTATCTTCCCAAGTTAGTTCTTAGAAGCACCGTGCCCCTGCGTGCCCAGGGCAAAGTCCACGGCCTGGTGCACGCTGTGGAAGAGCAGGTGGTCCTCCCCCTCCTTGAAGAACTCCCCTCGGAGCAGGGAGCTCCTGACGGAAGGGTTGCACTGGGCCAGCAGCACTTGGACACCGATGTCCTCGTAGTCCTTGCAGACCTCCTTGAGCATGCGGATCCCGGCCGTGTCCAGGAACTGCACTGCACAGCAGTCGATCACTATGGTGTGAAACCCCACAGGTCCCAACCCAAAATCCACGGGGACGCTGCTCTGGTTGTCCCCAGACCCCGCCTCCTTCTCCCTGAGCATTCTTTTCGCTGCTTTCTTCTCGGCTGCCTTCACCCCCACGGGGTTGACCCCAGTTTGCTTGTAGAGGGTGGATTTGAAGCACTCCTTGTTGATGTAGTAGAGGGGGGCTTCAAAGCGAAACACCACGACCCCGGGCTTGGTTTGCAGGTTCTTGTAGGCAGAGAGGGACTCGTAGGTCTCTGACTCAgccacccagcccagcagcgGCGCCTCCGGCCGCTGGGTGCGGAAGATCACGCAGAGCATGGAGAAGCAAACCCCCACCAGGAGCCCGATCTCGGTGCTGATGAGCGCCGTGGCTGCCATGGTGACCCCCCAGATCACCGTGTCCACCCTGCTCAGGTGCCACATTTTGGGCAGGTCCCTGAACTTCCGCAGGGCTCCGCGGAGGTTGATGATGGTTATGACGGCGAGGACGCATTTCTGCAGGGAGTAGAACAAAGGTGCGATCACAAGGAGGACTAAGAGGATCACCAAACTGGTCACAATGCCGGACACTTGGGTCCTACAGCCCGTGGACTCCTTGACCAGGGTCTTGGCAAGAGCTGCGCTGGTTGTGAAGCAGTGGAAGAAGGAGGGGATGATGTTGCAGAAGCCAATGGCGTACATCTCCTGGTTGGCCCTCACGGAGTATCCGTGCTTCTTGGCAAACATCTCTGACAGGGACACGGTGATGGCAAAGCCAATAATGGCAATGGGGATGGCATCCAACGCCACGTTGGGAATCAGGGCCCAGTCTGGAGGGCGCGGCGGCAGAAACCCCGTTGGGATGTGCCCGGAAACGCTGGAGCCGTAAGTCTCCCCCAGCTTCCCAAAGTGAGACGCCAGAGTGGCTGCCACAACAACGAAGAGTTCCACTGGAATTGGAGCCTTGAGCTTGGATTTGAAGCGCTCGTTGAGCTCTTTGGTTGGGATGAGCACCAGGAAGCACAAGGAGCTGGTGATGAGGTCACAGATGTTGGTCCTGTGGATGTTTCTGAAGATGTTTATCCAGGTGGTGATGAAGGAGCCGACACCCCCGCTCCGAGGAATGTCCAGGCCCAGCAGGTACTTGACTTGTGAGGTCAGGACAGTGAAAGAGGCCCCTGTGACAAATCCACTGAGCAGCGAATCCGAGAGGTACACGGAGACAAAGCCCACTTGGAATAAACCCATGGCCACCTGGAAGGAATCAACCACACACAGCACGTCAGGACACAAATCCCACGGGTTTTGTCAGCTGggataaaaaccccaacactgtGCATGGCCCTGGAGGACAAGGCATGGTCTGAGCATGGAGAAAAGTCTCCAGTATTCAAATCAGGCTTTTTGGGGGTCTTAATCCCCTGAACAAATGTTTATTGTTTGCTCTGCTAATTACCCtggtgaggaaaaaagaaaagaagaaaaccgggggggaaaaaaccccaaaacccacgTTTGAAATACTGTCTGCTTTTGCCATTTCTCTCTCAGTTCCTATAAACTCTGTGAACTTTGCAGGCATCTAAAACGTTTCTGGTGGCCTTTGTCTGCCTTACACTGGAGTTCAGAACCTGCAGTAAACCCACAGCTTGGGTGTACCAACTGTCCTCTGCACGGCAGAGTTTGGAGCCTCTGACTCAGTCTGTGAGCTGCAAACTCCTGGGCTGCAGATCATAGAAACAGAGAGAACTGGGAACTCCATGAGAATCTCAAAGTATTACTGAAGAGAGGGAAGGTTTAGGACCTGGACTGGCCGAAATCAGCCCAGAGCTCTACAAAAGGCTCCCTCACAGCCTTGGTAATTAATTCAAGGTTGTTCTAAGTGTAAAACATTAATAAGAATTAGCTTACCTCGTTAGGCTGTATTAACTGGTGTGAGAAGATTTGCTTTTTAGGATTTTATGGTAAAGTTTGTGATACAAAGAACACGTGATTCTGattgaaaaaaataagtttGAGGGTGTTGGCCTGTAAAGAATATGCCTAATATTCAGAGGGACTGAAGATAAATTGATTTCTTCAGACAAAGAAACTTAACTAAGTATTTGTACTCGCAAGGAATATGAAGTGCAATTCACAACTCCAAAACTGCATCCATCCCACAGCGATGAAACTCAAAACCCAGGGTACCTTGGGAGGCCCAGAATATTTCGGAAATAACTCAACGTGATCTTGCAGTACAAAAAGTTCCAGCTTGTGTCTGAAACCCGTGTTTTAAAGTATCacaaatatgttttttttcccctcctataAATTTTGTCCAGGGTTGTCACCCTGGACAGATGAGAACAAATGAATGTGAACTCACAAACTCAAATACCACAGCTCTGCAGTACTGCTAAAAATCATCCCACTCTGGTTAATGCATGACACTCTAAAACATGGATACCTGCTTTAATTTAGGCAGGCAGTGACTTCTAGAGAATATGCAGAgatatataaaatgtattttatcctCTCAGTAGTATCCTTTCCATACAATGGCATTGTTTTGGCTTGAAATGGGCcaacagcaaattttaaaattacagttacGAATAAAAAGAAACTGGGGATACTTTTACCGtctaaatttttctttgttaaaggCAAATGATTAAAGACTGGAATTAGGAGCTGAGGCGCAGCATTTTGGCCCAATGAAATGGGGTCTAgtgcaaaaaaaataaacagagcttCAGACCACAGTGAGGAAGGTGGTGAGCAGACCTCGAGAGCTGGAGGTGGATGTGCAGGTCCTTACAGTCCCCAAGAGAGAAGCAACGCAGGCAggaaaagctgttaaaaaatagggagagcacccagaggAGTTTCCTGCCCCACAGTGCCCTGAGGTGCAGATTGAGGACACGTGCAagcccagcaggatggggacagtcccccccagaAGAATTACAACTATTTGCACACCACAGCTGTCTGTCCATCCCCCCTCACCTGGTAAACTCCAGAGATGAAGGTCATGGTGGCAGCCACGGCCATGGCGTAGCAGCTTTTGTCACAGAGCGGCCGCGGTGCCGTCCCGTTGCCGGTGCTGTTCCCATCCCCTCCCGGGCCTGGCAGGGCACTGAGCACAGCTGGCTCCAGGTCATAGCCAGCTCTCTCCACTTCCCGATCCACCACCTGCCCCACCATCAGGCAAACCACCCCGAAGATGCCAACGGAGATGTGGCGGGAGGTGCCAAAGATGCAGTAAATGATGCAGGCGAAAAAGGACGTGTAAAGGCCATAAAtgggctccagcccagccaagAGAGAGTAGGCAATGGACTGTGGGACCAGCAGGACCCCCACGATCACACCAGACATTATATCCCCCAGGAGATACTCCCCGAGTTTGTATTTAGGGAGCCACTGTAAGatggggaaaaaccccaaaacacaatCTTTAATTTTGGCTGGGGTGCAGCTGCaagttttctttgcttgcttaAGCAGCAGAGCCTTCATGCTCTTCTTCTCCTCTTGGGGTTCCAGGAACATCCTGTGACGGAAACCACACTTGGCATCATCTCCTTCTGGCCCTCCTGTCACTGCGTGGATGTTGCTGGTCTCTGTCATTACCGCCATCACAAGGACTCActaaaaacacaaagaaataccATTAAACCAAAAATGAATGTACAGTGTGAGACTTGAACACAGCATTTATGAAAAGCAAGGGCTGAAAGTCTCAGTTCAGCAGAGATGAAGCAATTTCCAGGCAAACTGGGAACGAGCCTCCCCTCTGTATCCCTGTCAAGCAAGGAATGACCTTTCCCAGGAGGGAAGCTGACGCCCTGTGGCATacacctgctgctggcagcgTTGGCAAGTGGAAAGGAACgcagcagcactgccttccTGGGAGGCTTCCCTGAGAAAatctctgcctgcagcctgttccACCTTGCAAAGCCAGACAGAGGGTTtattgcagagcagcagccattCCAGTGGGACATTTCCAGGCAAGTGCAGCTCAGTTTACATCTCTTGTGGCTTATTCTTTTTCTAATGCCGTG
Above is a window of Corvus moneduloides isolate bCorMon1 chromosome 15, bCorMon1.pri, whole genome shotgun sequence DNA encoding:
- the SLC26A2 gene encoding sulfate transporter; its protein translation is MAVMTETSNIHAVTGGPEGDDAKCGFRHRMFLEPQEEKKSMKALLLKQAKKTCSCTPAKIKDCVLGFFPILQWLPKYKLGEYLLGDIMSGVIVGVLLVPQSIAYSLLAGLEPIYGLYTSFFACIIYCIFGTSRHISVGIFGVVCLMVGQVVDREVERAGYDLEPAVLSALPGPGGDGNSTGNGTAPRPLCDKSCYAMAVAATMTFISGVYQVAMGLFQVGFVSVYLSDSLLSGFVTGASFTVLTSQVKYLLGLDIPRSGGVGSFITTWINIFRNIHRTNICDLITSSLCFLVLIPTKELNERFKSKLKAPIPVELFVVVAATLASHFGKLGETYGSSVSGHIPTGFLPPRPPDWALIPNVALDAIPIAIIGFAITVSLSEMFAKKHGYSVRANQEMYAIGFCNIIPSFFHCFTTSAALAKTLVKESTGCRTQVSGIVTSLVILLVLLVIAPLFYSLQKCVLAVITIINLRGALRKFRDLPKMWHLSRVDTVIWGVTMAATALISTEIGLLVGVCFSMLCVIFRTQRPEAPLLGWVAESETYESLSAYKNLQTKPGVVVFRFEAPLYYINKECFKSTLYKQTGVNPVGVKAAEKKAAKRMLREKEAGSGDNQSSVPVDFGLGPVGFHTIVIDCCAVQFLDTAGIRMLKEVCKDYEDIGVQVLLAQCNPSVRSSLLRGEFFKEGEDHLLFHSVHQAVDFALGTQGHGASKN